AGGaattttaaagattttattttaaccttatgaagaaaaaaaaacatttctcaaCCCATAAATGAATTTAATCCTttaatttcataataaatattctaaaaaaaacaaaaaaaaaaaacatttaggcatgtgtggttttcactggagagcaaagatgaaaaattcatccaaaaagTAATTACAGTTGTCAGACAAAAGTGTGGTAAAAAGTATACTTGTCTCTGAGATGAACACTCAcattaaatggaaatattttattttatttattgttatttaaactttatttaactaggaaaaTCCCTTgagattaaaatctctttttggacggagacctggccaaggcagcacaccattattattattttttttttttttacatttaggtcATATACATGCATGTAAAATTGTAGTAAAAGTCAATCCCATTTTTAGATGCCCCGTGCTAATATGTCAGATGACTAACTTTAGATGGTAAACACGTTCTCATGCCCTCTAAGATTTATTACCCACTCACAGTTGGTGCTCTCAAGACTCAATAATGCAGTCCAGTGTtatgtttctatctatctatctatctatctatctatctatctatctatctatctatctatctatctatctatctatctatctatctatctatctatctatctatctatctatctatctatctatctatctatctatctatctatcgtgttTCTAATATTTTTGCCTATGTTTTCCTGTAGCTGCTGTAAACACAGACCCATCCATCTTGGGTAAATACAGAGCCGGGTTCAGTGAGTGCATCGGAGAGGTGACCCGTTTCCTGTCCACATGTGAGGGGGTGAACACCGAGGTGAGGACTCGCCTCCTCAGCCACCTGGCCGCCTGCGTGACCCAGATCAATGCCATGAACTTCCACGGACCTCACCCACTTGGACAAACAACCACACAAATTACAGCTGCTTCTGCCTCACAGATGGCTTGTAAAAGTCAGATGCACATCCCCCCAGAAGTGATGAAGCTGTACGGTGGATTTCAGGTTGTGCCTACGCCCGACGGACAGTTTGCTTTTCTAGTTCCCAGTGCAGCTCTCACACCTTTGGGTCCACAGAACAGCCAGTACATGTCACCTGCCGCACCCCCAGTCACCTCAGACTCTGTGTGGAGACCGTGGTAGCACTACTAAAGTTAAAAAGGactattaaaacatatttttgtacattttgtaaatGTTATTGAGATCCTACTTGAGAGTTTTTGTAGAAGATATTCTTGTATACtatgtttttctatgtttttctaTGGCATGGTTTGTTTTTGTAAAGCTCTTAAAAAGAACTGTACACTGTGAGATTAATAAAATGTTTCTAAAATGAGTCCTGTTATTTCACACGCTCATTCATGTTCTTTCATTTAGACACAGATAAATCTAGACGATATCCATTCAGCTGATGTGGCATATCTAAGAGCTGTGGAAAATCTCTTCACTTAACCATGTCTATGTCTTGTACTACAGCTGTTTAAATACGCCCCTCCATCTGTGGGCCTTTCCCACACTTCAGCCCTTTTACAGTGTGTCAGGCTGGAAATAAATACCTCCTGCGTGAGGTAAGGAACCTGAGAGGTCGTACAGAGCTCTGAGGGGCGTGCTGCCAGCGCAGGGCGAGGGGGCACGACAGGTCTCTAGACACGCGTAGGCCTGCCCCAGTGCCAGATGGGAACTGCTGACACGGACACGTACATGATCATGAATCAGCTGAGGGGTTCCACAAAGTCTGCACTAGATATACGGACATCACTGAGTACACTTTGTATCTGTGGAAAACAGAAAGATGGGATCATTATTAGGACTTTTAACAAACCAGACTAAATTTTACTTCAGTCCTTGGTCATTAGTAGTGGAATGGAATTAAGTAGCCATATGATGTACTTGCACTTTAATTGAGCATTCACATTTTAAGACTTATGTTGTGCTCCTGAGTTTCACTTACAccttacttttcagattacaacTTCACATGATGGTGATAAACTGAAGGGTTTCCTTATGGACTGAGATAATTCTTCTCCTTAAACTAAATAAACCGTCATAAATTCACTGGAGAAAATATTGGTGAAAATAGTCTCTTTTTTCAGAGTTCATGAAtagttgactttttagagatatGAAGTTCTCAAAAGACATTAACACCTCAAACAAATGAAGACCCTATTGAATATGACGCATAGCTGTAGGTTAATccatcaacaaaaacaacaaaaatagatgaaaaaagtAGATGAAATTAGCTCCAACTTAAACATCTACAGCATTAAACCGCAACATATTCACATTAATGTAGCAGTAAAATTAatccaaaaacataaaatataataatgacTTTACAGCTCAGTGACAGCTCTACTTTTCAACCTTACATTACATTTTTAGATTGAGAACTTTTACTTGtggtggagtattttcacagtgtgggaTTACTGCTTTTACAAAAGTAAAGGCTGTGAATGTGTCTCCCACCACTGTCAGTCATATCGTTGTCCATTTAGTGGACAGTTGACGGCCCCAGCGTGCGTCCTGAGCATGGTGCTCACACAGCAAGCCACAAGCAGAGCGTGACCAGAGGTCACAGGTGCCCCTCATTCACACTTCCCACACAACGCAGCTCCAACAGCATGTTGCCCTAAATCTGGCAAACCATCAACAGACCTGGCAGTCCATCACCAGAAGACAGGGCCTCCCTTTGACAGCATCAAACAGTGGCACCTCCAGAGACAAACGCAACCACACAAACCATGACCATTTGGCTGTTCCTGATATCATATTCATGGAATTTATGGAATGGAATCATAAAGCTACAGCtatgttttaatgtgtttctGCAAAGAAATTAGCAACAGACGCACATTTTCAAGACTCAGTTACTATGCAGTGAAACTTGAAAAGAAAATACATCTTATTCCAAATGAAAGTGAAGGTTATTGTGTGAGGAGCAGCTATCTATCACTTAGAAGCATTTAAAACTCTTCACTTTGTCTGAATGTTATAGTCAATTAAGTTTACATCTCTGTTTTGGCACAGTGAGGCAAGACTGGCAGTAATGAGAACTAAAAGACAAAATAGAGCTCCCCCTCCTATCAGGGTATCTTTTGAGAAGACTCCccgaaagacaaaaacaaagacggGCCCCTTAGTGGCTCAATGGCTCCTCTCTTTGTGACCCTCTCCATCTTTATAAAGGGCCTTCCCCTTGTTTATCCAGGAAGAGGTTTAATGGCTGGGAGGGGGGAAGACCATGCTGTCACTTTCACCATGCTAAAGAAGGCTTATTGTCGGCCGTTCCCAAAGGTCCTGGTACTAAAGGCTTTGGAGAACTCTTCAGGACAGGCTGTGCTCTTCAGATAAGAGGAGCCGTGGAGTGCTGACTCCCATCAACGCTGATATGTGATGATCAAGGAGCAGTTTTGGACAGAGCAGCTGATCCTTCAGAGGTCCAGAAGAGCATACATTTATTAGTCAAGACACTCTGTAAAAAAAGACAGATCAAAGCAGAATGGATCAAACCGATTTATTCAAGTAAAAGTGAAAATGAGAAATGCAGAGTATAAAAGTTAATGCAAAATCTGTGCAAAGTCAATTGATGCATGTTGAAGTGTAGTCCAGGGTAACTtcaaacaaagtaataaaaaaCAGTATCCTGAACATAATGAACACTCCCTCTAATGCAC
The DNA window shown above is from Sphaeramia orbicularis chromosome 17, fSphaOr1.1, whole genome shotgun sequence and carries:
- the LOC115437575 gene encoding transcription factor HES-1-like translates to MPAGTLDRTAPSAVSASPATGEPAPEKPHTPTENRKSSKPIMEKRRRARINESLGQLKTLILDALKKDSSRHSKLEKADILEMTVKHLRNLQRIQMTAAVNTDPSILGKYRAGFSECIGEVTRFLSTCEGVNTEVRTRLLSHLAACVTQINAMNFHGPHPLGQTTTQITAASASQMACKSQMHIPPEVMKLYGGFQVVPTPDGQFAFLVPSAALTPLGPQNSQYMSPAAPPVTSDSVWRPW